In Cicer arietinum cultivar CDC Frontier isolate Library 1 chromosome 1, Cicar.CDCFrontier_v2.0, whole genome shotgun sequence, one DNA window encodes the following:
- the LOC101504861 gene encoding protein N-terminal asparagine amidohydrolase isoform X2 — translation MHDLGVDILLALLENPILVSASNSLKATPVRKFSVPDDSSPESSKWIYLFQREYATVDPAFVDFVGTDEATTCVGVAIRNLENGMISVAHMDSPKIVEMGLSQMLSLLVDDSLETEFDVHLIGGFEEVSPQHANGSVVSESDEDLDGYSFPLCSKIVHTLWSREEKFHIRTTCVLGHNTKRDCDENTYPIFNGFVVETASGTVIPACFDRSSRCPDEIVRRIRVSVSYEDTSLNGKLLETYETNTDCFKIAPCCWTLRQYQIASALQHYSDSEILSICSTSPTAEGPDFVDNLRRQWNYLIEHPHWTETFPKKQPRAFSRSADRSWKRCC, via the exons ATGCACGATCTT GGAGTGGATATTCTACTTGCTTTATTGGAAAATCCCATTCTGGTATCTGCCTCAAACTCTTTGAAGGCAACCCCAGTGAGGAAATTCTCAGTTCCTGACGACTCTAGTCCAGAGAGTTCAAAATGGATTTATTTATTCCAAAGAGAATATGCTACTGTTGATCCAGCATTTGTCGAT TTTGTTGGCACTGATGAAGCGACAACATGCGTAGGAGTTGCTATTCGGAACCTAGAGAATGGAAT GATATCGGTTGCGCATATGGATTCACCGAAGATTGTAGAAATGGGCCTCTCTCAAATGCTATCATTACTCGTTGATGACAGTTTGGAGACTGAGTTTGAT GTACATTTAATTGGTGGTTTTGAAGAAGTTTCACCACAA CATGCGAATGGTAGCGTTGTGTCGGAAAGTGATGAAGATTTGGATGGTTATTCCTTTCCTCTGTGCTCAAAGATTGTTCACACTTTATGGTCAAGAGAGGAGAAGTTTCATATCCGAACTACTTGTGTTCTTGGACATAATACCAAAAGGGATTGTGATGAAAACACTTATCCTATTTTTAATGGATTTGTG GTGGAGACTGCATCCGGAACTGTCATCCCAGCATGTTTTGATAGAAGTTCTAGATGCCCAGATGAAATTGTCAGAAGAATACGAGTTTCTGTATCTTATGAAGATACTAGTTTGAATGGAAAGTTGCTAGAGACATATGAGACTAACACTGACTGCTTTAAAATTGCTCCTTGTTGCTG GACACTGAGGCAATATCAGATTGCTTCGGCACTTCAGCATTATTCTGATTCAGAAATTCTTTCAATCTGTTCCACCTCACCTACTGCTGAGGGCCCAGATTTTGTGGACAACTTAAGAAG GCAGTGGAACTACTTGATTGAGCATCCACACTGGACAGAAACCTTTCCCAAGAAGCAGCCTCGGGCTTTTTCAAGGAGTGCTGATCGAAGCTGGAAAAGGTGTTGCTGA
- the LOC101504861 gene encoding protein N-terminal asparagine amidohydrolase isoform X1 — MILIDGVPFSKHSSSTSQGVDILLALLENPILVSASNSLKATPVRKFSVPDDSSPESSKWIYLFQREYATVDPAFVDFVGTDEATTCVGVAIRNLENGMISVAHMDSPKIVEMGLSQMLSLLVDDSLETEFDVHLIGGFEEVSPQHANGSVVSESDEDLDGYSFPLCSKIVHTLWSREEKFHIRTTCVLGHNTKRDCDENTYPIFNGFVVETASGTVIPACFDRSSRCPDEIVRRIRVSVSYEDTSLNGKLLETYETNTDCFKIAPCCWTLRQYQIASALQHYSDSEILSICSTSPTAEGPDFVDNLRRQWNYLIEHPHWTETFPKKQPRAFSRSADRSWKRCC, encoded by the exons GGAGTGGATATTCTACTTGCTTTATTGGAAAATCCCATTCTGGTATCTGCCTCAAACTCTTTGAAGGCAACCCCAGTGAGGAAATTCTCAGTTCCTGACGACTCTAGTCCAGAGAGTTCAAAATGGATTTATTTATTCCAAAGAGAATATGCTACTGTTGATCCAGCATTTGTCGAT TTTGTTGGCACTGATGAAGCGACAACATGCGTAGGAGTTGCTATTCGGAACCTAGAGAATGGAAT GATATCGGTTGCGCATATGGATTCACCGAAGATTGTAGAAATGGGCCTCTCTCAAATGCTATCATTACTCGTTGATGACAGTTTGGAGACTGAGTTTGAT GTACATTTAATTGGTGGTTTTGAAGAAGTTTCACCACAA CATGCGAATGGTAGCGTTGTGTCGGAAAGTGATGAAGATTTGGATGGTTATTCCTTTCCTCTGTGCTCAAAGATTGTTCACACTTTATGGTCAAGAGAGGAGAAGTTTCATATCCGAACTACTTGTGTTCTTGGACATAATACCAAAAGGGATTGTGATGAAAACACTTATCCTATTTTTAATGGATTTGTG GTGGAGACTGCATCCGGAACTGTCATCCCAGCATGTTTTGATAGAAGTTCTAGATGCCCAGATGAAATTGTCAGAAGAATACGAGTTTCTGTATCTTATGAAGATACTAGTTTGAATGGAAAGTTGCTAGAGACATATGAGACTAACACTGACTGCTTTAAAATTGCTCCTTGTTGCTG GACACTGAGGCAATATCAGATTGCTTCGGCACTTCAGCATTATTCTGATTCAGAAATTCTTTCAATCTGTTCCACCTCACCTACTGCTGAGGGCCCAGATTTTGTGGACAACTTAAGAAG GCAGTGGAACTACTTGATTGAGCATCCACACTGGACAGAAACCTTTCCCAAGAAGCAGCCTCGGGCTTTTTCAAGGAGTGCTGATCGAAGCTGGAAAAGGTGTTGCTGA